Proteins encoded in a region of the bacterium genome:
- a CDS encoding metal ABC transporter permease, whose translation MTAPQIEIQLVAIAVAVACALPGVFLVLRRMAMMSDAISHTILLGIVLAFFVVEDLTSPFLILSAAATGVATVAAVETLHRSGRVREDAAIGLIFPIFFSAAVILIARYAGSVHLDTDAVLLGELAFVPFDRLVVGGLDLGPKALAVILGIVLLNAAFLGVFYKELKVATFDPPLAAALGLSPVLLHYALMSVVSITAVGAFQAVGSILVVALMIAPPATAYLITDRLPRMLAWSVGAAVAAALSGYWVAHLLDASIAGSMASMAGVIFLAAFLFAPVHGVLAAVRRRWRQRQEFAAAMLAIHLLSHEDSPEAATECHEDHLGEHLRWERIFASRAVEAAIRDGLIVNRDGHLSLTPRGRQRAADWMIL comes from the coding sequence ATGACTGCACCGCAGATTGAGATACAACTGGTTGCGATCGCGGTCGCGGTGGCCTGCGCGCTGCCCGGCGTGTTTCTCGTCCTGCGGCGCATGGCGATGATGAGCGACGCCATCAGCCACACCATTCTGTTGGGCATCGTCCTCGCGTTCTTTGTGGTGGAAGACCTGACATCGCCGTTCCTGATTCTGTCCGCGGCCGCCACCGGCGTGGCGACCGTCGCCGCCGTCGAGACGTTGCATCGCAGCGGCCGCGTGCGCGAGGATGCGGCGATCGGGCTGATCTTCCCGATCTTCTTCAGCGCCGCTGTAATCCTGATTGCCCGTTACGCCGGCAGCGTCCACTTGGACACCGACGCGGTTCTCCTGGGGGAACTCGCATTTGTGCCGTTCGACCGTCTGGTGGTGGGCGGACTGGATCTGGGGCCGAAGGCGCTGGCGGTGATTCTGGGAATTGTGCTGCTTAACGCGGCCTTTCTCGGAGTTTTCTATAAGGAACTGAAAGTCGCGACGTTTGATCCCCCGTTGGCGGCGGCACTGGGGCTGTCTCCCGTGCTCTTGCATTACGCGCTCATGAGCGTGGTGTCGATCACCGCGGTAGGAGCGTTTCAGGCCGTTGGTTCGATCCTGGTCGTGGCGCTGATGATCGCGCCGCCGGCGACCGCTTACCTGATCACCGACCGGTTGCCCCGCATGCTGGCTTGGAGTGTCGGGGCGGCAGTTGCGGCGGCGCTGTCGGGGTACTGGGTGGCGCATCTGCTCGATGCATCCATCGCCGGGTCGATGGCATCGATGGCGGGCGTCATCTTCCTGGCGGCCTTCCTGTTCGCGCCGGTGCATGGGGTATTGGCGGCGGTTCGGCGCCGATGGCGCCAACGCCAGGAATTCGCCGCAGCGATGCTGGCCATCCATCTGCTTTCGCACGAAGACTCGCCGGAGGCCGCCACCGAGTGCCACGAAGATCATCTTGGCGAGCATCTGCGCTGGGAGCGCATCTTCGCGTCGCGCGCGGTGGAGGCTGCGATACGCGACGGATTGATTGTCAATCGCGACGGCCACTTGTCGCTCACGCCGCGCGGACGGCAACGGGCGGCCGACTGGATGATCCTATAG
- a CDS encoding four helix bundle suffix domain-containing protein: MELKLIGVARASLEELLLDYRDFLRQRDLPRWPKDHPTAQQICKLAYAENRSDLTYRTYVEERPHKVAANTLICLIHQANFLLDCQLRQLEAAFVNEGGFTERLYRMRSEKRKKQE, translated from the coding sequence ATGGAGCTTAAGCTCATCGGAGTGGCAAGGGCCAGTCTCGAAGAGTTGTTGCTCGACTACCGGGACTTTCTCAGGCAGCGCGACTTGCCACGATGGCCCAAGGATCACCCGACCGCTCAGCAAATCTGCAAGCTGGCCTACGCCGAGAATCGGTCCGATTTGACCTATAGGACCTATGTCGAAGAGCGGCCGCATAAAGTGGCCGCCAATACGCTGATATGTCTCATCCATCAGGCCAACTTCCTCCTCGACTGCCAACTCCGGCAACTCGAAGCGGCCTTTGTCAATGAAGGTGGCTTTACCGAGCGGCTCTACCGCATGCGCAGCGAAAAAAGAAAAAAGCAAGAATAG
- a CDS encoding metal ABC transporter permease: protein MEWWSSSWLGDYTLRTVALGALILGATAGALGALAVLRRQSLLGDAVSHTALPGIALAFLLTGSKAPMVLLIGAALAGWAATLVIIGIVRTTRVKYDTALGLTLSVFFGLGLVLLSLIQKRPDARQAGLDKFLFGQASAVLAEDVRVMALFGAAALAVVLLLWKEFKLLAFDPDYAQVQGFRVTAIDVALTTVLVIGIVLGLQMVGVVLMSAMVVAPAVAARQWTDRFGVMILLSGLFGALAGVGGATASSLALRVPTGPAIVLCVGVLVAVSLLCAPRRGLLWTRIAQRRRDRRFQEQATLLDLYTLARQHPDAVHAHDVGVVRSMSVEPAGTRRALRALRAAGLVARDPAGRWHLTAAGYVRAEQVLRERGREVADDCTAD, encoded by the coding sequence ATGGAGTGGTGGTCGTCGTCCTGGTTGGGTGATTACACCCTGCGCACTGTCGCGCTGGGCGCGCTGATTCTCGGTGCGACCGCCGGCGCGCTGGGCGCATTGGCGGTCCTGCGTCGCCAGAGTCTGTTGGGCGATGCGGTCTCGCACACCGCGCTGCCCGGCATCGCGCTGGCATTTCTGCTCACGGGCTCGAAGGCGCCCATGGTGCTGCTGATCGGCGCGGCGTTGGCGGGGTGGGCCGCGACGCTGGTGATCATTGGCATCGTGCGGACGACGCGGGTCAAGTATGACACCGCTCTGGGCCTGACGTTGTCGGTTTTCTTCGGGCTGGGATTGGTGCTGCTCTCGCTGATCCAGAAACGTCCCGATGCGCGTCAAGCCGGGCTCGACAAATTCCTCTTCGGTCAGGCCTCGGCCGTACTGGCCGAGGATGTGCGTGTTATGGCGCTGTTCGGCGCGGCGGCCCTGGCGGTGGTGTTGCTATTGTGGAAAGAATTCAAACTGCTGGCCTTCGATCCCGACTACGCTCAGGTACAGGGGTTCCGTGTGACCGCGATCGATGTGGCGCTGACCACAGTGCTGGTAATTGGGATCGTGCTCGGACTGCAGATGGTGGGCGTGGTGTTGATGAGCGCGATGGTGGTGGCGCCGGCGGTGGCGGCGCGGCAGTGGACCGACCGATTCGGGGTCATGATCCTGTTGTCGGGGCTTTTTGGCGCGCTGGCCGGGGTCGGGGGGGCGACGGCCTCCAGTCTCGCCCTGCGAGTGCCGACCGGTCCGGCCATCGTGCTTTGTGTCGGCGTGCTGGTGGCGGTCTCGCTGTTGTGTGCGCCGCGCCGCGGCCTGCTGTGGACCCGCATCGCCCAACGCCGCCGCGACCGACGATTTCAGGAACAGGCGACGTTGCTTGATCTGTACACATTGGCGCGACAGCATCCCGATGCCGTCCACGCGCACGATGTCGGAGTCGTGCGGTCGATGAGCGTCGAGCCGGCCGGGACTCGGCGCGCGCTGCGCGCGCTGCGTGCCGCTGGTCTGGTCGCGCGCGATCCCGCGGGACGGTGGCATCTGACCGCCGCGGGTTATGTCCGGGCCGAACAGGTGCTGCGTGAGCGCGGCCGGGAGGTGGCGGATGACTGCACCGCAGATTGA
- a CDS encoding vanadium-dependent haloperoxidase → MGRYGNARQLALVAIAALAVGWAGGCSDDGDDGPRNELARYDAEVVTAWFDLFLDITADERLNPPIASRAFAYQGITLYEAIVPGLGTHQSLVGQLNGLTAVPKAQSAAYHWPTVANAAMADIARRLYVDASAENKQLIDDLEDSFADQFRVEAGEATFERSVTRGQTVAVAIYDWAFTDGYFQYHNCAYTPPQGTGLWVPTPPAFAPALEPCWGQLRNYALELPTVCAPEPPPPYDENPASPFYVEMAEVFNTTTHLTEEQEVIAHFWADGAGTITPPGHWFSILNQLTTDNEWGLDIACEAYAKLGIAVGESFLSCWRAKFTHNLLRPITCIRIVFDAGWNPPITTPPFPEYTSGHSVQSGAAAQVLTDLFGHMPFEDRTYEGTMANRQFNDFFDAADEAAISRLYGGIHFRSAIEDGLQQGICIGQKISALDFLR, encoded by the coding sequence ATGGGACGATATGGGAACGCACGTCAGTTGGCGTTGGTCGCCATCGCGGCGCTGGCTGTGGGTTGGGCCGGAGGTTGCAGCGATGATGGCGATGACGGACCGCGCAACGAACTGGCGCGGTATGACGCGGAAGTGGTGACCGCCTGGTTTGATTTGTTTCTCGACATCACCGCCGACGAACGACTGAATCCGCCGATCGCCTCGCGCGCGTTCGCCTACCAGGGCATCACGCTGTATGAAGCGATCGTGCCCGGCTTGGGCACGCATCAATCCCTGGTCGGCCAACTGAATGGCTTGACCGCGGTGCCCAAGGCGCAGAGCGCGGCCTACCATTGGCCAACGGTGGCCAACGCCGCGATGGCCGACATCGCCCGGCGCTTGTACGTCGACGCCTCGGCGGAGAACAAGCAGTTGATCGACGATCTCGAGGACAGTTTCGCCGACCAGTTTCGAGTCGAAGCGGGTGAGGCCACCTTCGAGCGCTCGGTGACGCGCGGCCAGACGGTGGCGGTGGCCATCTACGATTGGGCCTTTACCGACGGCTACTTCCAGTATCACAACTGCGCCTACACGCCGCCGCAGGGCACCGGGCTCTGGGTGCCGACACCCCCCGCGTTTGCACCGGCGCTGGAGCCGTGCTGGGGGCAACTGCGCAATTACGCGCTGGAATTGCCCACGGTGTGCGCGCCCGAGCCGCCTCCGCCCTACGACGAGAACCCGGCGTCGCCGTTCTACGTGGAAATGGCGGAGGTCTTCAACACCACAACCCATCTGACCGAGGAACAGGAAGTGATTGCCCACTTCTGGGCCGACGGCGCCGGGACGATCACGCCGCCCGGGCACTGGTTCTCCATCCTCAATCAGCTGACCACCGACAACGAATGGGGCCTGGATATCGCCTGCGAGGCCTACGCCAAACTGGGCATCGCGGTCGGCGAATCGTTCCTCTCCTGCTGGCGCGCCAAGTTCACGCACAATCTCCTGCGGCCGATCACCTGCATCCGCATCGTCTTCGACGCCGGCTGGAACCCGCCGATTACCACCCCGCCTTTCCCCGAGTACACCTCGGGGCATTCGGTGCAGTCGGGCGCGGCGGCGCAGGTGCTGACCGATTTGTTTGGCCACATGCCGTTTGAGGACCGCACCTATGAAGGTACGATGGCCAATCGCCAGTTCAATGACTTTTTCGACGCGGCCGATGAGGCCGCGATCTCACGGCTCTATGGCGGCATTCACTTCCGGTCCGCCATCGAGGACGGCCTGCAGCAGGGGATCTGCATCGGCCAGAAGATCAGCGCATTGGACTTCCTGCGGTAA
- a CDS encoding metal ABC transporter ATP-binding protein, giving the protein MKAPLAIEVNDLTVAYRDKPVLWDIDLAVPGGVLMAIVGPNGAGKTTLIKAILGVVKPAAGRILVLGQPLARVRRRLGYVPQHGSVDWDFPTDVLDVVMMGRYGALGWLRRPGAREREWALAALEQVGMAAFRHRQISQLSGGQRQRVFIARALVQDADIYLMDEPFQGVDATTERAIVDLLRALRERGKTVLVVHHDLQTCPEYFDWVTLLNVRRIASGPMAEAFTDVNLRAAYGGKAALTTGAAILSGPETAPAPRTVTR; this is encoded by the coding sequence ATGAAGGCACCGCTGGCCATCGAGGTCAACGATCTCACTGTCGCTTACCGCGACAAACCCGTCCTCTGGGACATCGATCTGGCTGTGCCCGGCGGCGTGCTGATGGCGATTGTCGGCCCCAACGGGGCGGGAAAGACCACCCTGATCAAGGCGATCCTCGGCGTGGTGAAGCCCGCGGCAGGACGGATCCTTGTCTTGGGACAACCGCTGGCGCGGGTGCGCCGTCGTCTGGGGTATGTGCCGCAGCACGGCAGCGTCGATTGGGACTTTCCCACCGATGTGCTCGATGTGGTGATGATGGGGCGCTACGGCGCCTTGGGCTGGCTGCGTCGTCCGGGCGCGCGCGAGCGCGAATGGGCGCTGGCGGCGTTGGAGCAGGTCGGCATGGCCGCCTTCCGCCACCGTCAGATCAGCCAGTTGTCCGGCGGGCAGCGGCAACGTGTCTTCATTGCGCGCGCCTTGGTGCAGGATGCGGACATCTATCTCATGGATGAGCCGTTCCAGGGCGTTGACGCCACCACCGAGCGGGCCATTGTCGACTTACTGCGCGCGCTGCGTGAGCGCGGTAAGACCGTTCTGGTCGTGCATCATGATCTGCAGACCTGTCCGGAGTACTTTGATTGGGTCACACTTCTCAATGTTCGACGAATCGCCTCCGGGCCGATGGCCGAGGCCTTCACCGATGTCAACCTGCGCGCCGCCTATGGCGGCAAGGCGGCATTGACCACCGGCGCGGCAATCTTGTCGGGGCCGGAAACAGCGCCGGCGCCGCGAACCGTGACACGATAG
- a CDS encoding zinc ABC transporter substrate-binding protein, with amino-acid sequence MVASVLVLSHSIGCGEPRVDRGRNLAARPIRVLATTGMIADLAAQVGGERVRVDALMGPGVDPHLYKASEGDVQRLAGADIIFYNGLHLEGAMADVFERMAARVPTVAVTDGIDRSRLAAPPEFAGNYDPHVWFDVRMWMEALETVRAAYIALDSAHAAVYDANAARYRDSLAALHEFVLAQAARLPAAQRVLITAHDAFHYFGRAYGFDVRGLQGVSTVTEAGTADVQTLAQFIAERRIPAIFVESSVPTRSIEAVQAAVRAGGFEVAIGGQLYSDAMGSPGTPEGTYLGMVRYNIMTIVAALARGGDSAAGEAS; translated from the coding sequence ATGGTCGCGTCTGTCTTGGTGCTGTCGCATTCGATTGGCTGCGGCGAGCCAAGAGTCGATCGTGGTCGCAACCTGGCCGCGCGTCCGATTCGCGTGCTGGCCACCACCGGGATGATCGCCGATCTCGCGGCGCAGGTGGGGGGGGAGCGGGTCCGGGTCGACGCGCTAATGGGCCCCGGTGTCGACCCGCATCTCTACAAGGCCAGCGAAGGAGATGTCCAGCGCCTGGCCGGCGCAGACATCATCTTCTACAATGGCCTGCACCTGGAAGGGGCGATGGCCGACGTCTTTGAGCGCATGGCCGCGCGTGTGCCTACAGTGGCGGTGACCGACGGGATTGACCGCAGCCGGCTGGCCGCGCCGCCCGAGTTTGCCGGCAACTACGATCCGCATGTCTGGTTCGATGTCAGAATGTGGATGGAGGCGCTGGAGACAGTCCGTGCCGCGTACATCGCGCTCGATTCGGCCCACGCGGCAGTCTACGACGCCAATGCGGCGCGGTACCGCGATTCGCTGGCGGCCCTTCATGAGTTTGTGCTCGCCCAGGCGGCGCGTCTGCCCGCGGCACAACGTGTCCTGATCACCGCGCACGATGCCTTCCACTACTTTGGGCGCGCGTATGGTTTCGACGTCCGCGGGTTGCAGGGAGTATCGACGGTCACCGAAGCGGGGACCGCCGATGTGCAGACGCTGGCGCAGTTCATCGCCGAGCGGCGCATTCCGGCGATCTTCGTCGAATCGTCGGTGCCGACCCGCAGCATCGAGGCCGTGCAGGCGGCGGTCCGGGCGGGCGGTTTCGAGGTCGCCATCGGCGGCCAGCTTTACTCCGATGCCATGGGCAGCCCCGGCACACCCGAAGGCACATACCTCGGGATGGTGCGTTACAACATCATGACAATCGTCGCAGCGCTTGCGCGCGGCGGCGACTCCGCGGCCGGAGAGGCATCATGA
- a CDS encoding glycosyltransferase family 2 protein — MTTPTARPKILACVFVYNEGAKLADTLARFPAERDYDVLVVDDGSTDGAGEIVARFPFAYLRHETNRGIGAAFRTAFRYAFEHGYEIFVPMAGNGKMHPADIPSLVGPILSGKFDYVQGSRYLAGGRHENLPLFRRLAIPVVSWLIGVMTGFHSSDVTCGFRAYRLEIVQRLELDIDQPWLDKYEMEYYIHYYAIKLGYRVTEAPVAMTYPASKKNYSKIPAISGWWSMLRPWVFLYLGLKK; from the coding sequence ATGACCACGCCGACCGCCCGTCCGAAGATCCTCGCCTGCGTCTTCGTCTACAACGAGGGCGCGAAGCTGGCCGATACGCTGGCGCGTTTCCCCGCCGAACGCGACTACGATGTGCTGGTGGTCGATGACGGCTCCACCGACGGCGCCGGGGAAATTGTGGCGAGATTTCCGTTCGCCTACCTGCGCCACGAAACCAACCGCGGCATCGGCGCCGCCTTCCGCACCGCCTTCCGCTACGCCTTTGAGCACGGCTATGAAATCTTCGTGCCGATGGCCGGCAACGGCAAGATGCATCCCGCCGACATCCCATCGCTGGTCGGGCCGATCCTGTCGGGGAAGTTCGATTACGTGCAGGGCTCGCGTTATCTGGCCGGGGGGCGTCATGAAAACCTGCCGCTGTTTCGCCGGCTCGCCATTCCGGTGGTCTCCTGGCTGATCGGCGTCATGACCGGCTTTCACTCCAGCGATGTCACCTGCGGCTTCCGCGCCTACCGGCTTGAGATCGTGCAACGTCTCGAACTGGATATCGACCAGCCGTGGCTGGACAAGTACGAGATGGAATACTACATCCATTACTACGCCATCAAGCTCGGCTACCGCGTCACCGAGGCCCCGGTCGCCATGACCTACCCCGCCTCGAAGAAGAACTACAGCAAGATTCCCGCGATTTCCGGCTGGTGGTCGATGCTACGCCCGTGGGTATTTCTGTACCTGGGGCTGAAGAAGTAA
- the crcB gene encoding fluoride efflux transporter CrcB has product MIERVALVGLGGMVGAILRYGAGGLVHRLFEGRFPLGTLLINTAGCLGIGFLSTLADDRGVLSASARLFVFIGVLGGFTTFSSFGYETLTLWRDGLAGRALLNIGANVVCGLGAVWIGHIMARLLPGG; this is encoded by the coding sequence TTGATCGAGCGGGTCGCACTGGTGGGTCTGGGTGGGATGGTGGGCGCCATCCTGCGCTATGGCGCGGGCGGATTGGTCCACCGTCTCTTCGAGGGCCGATTCCCCCTCGGCACGCTGTTGATCAATACGGCCGGGTGCCTGGGCATCGGATTTCTGTCGACTTTGGCCGATGATCGTGGCGTCCTGTCGGCATCGGCCCGACTGTTTGTCTTCATCGGGGTGCTGGGTGGGTTCACCACCTTTTCCTCGTTTGGCTACGAAACACTCACCCTGTGGCGCGATGGACTGGCCGGCCGTGCCCTGCTCAATATCGGCGCCAATGTCGTCTGCGGACTGGGCGCGGTTTGGATCGGCCACATCATGGCACGACTGTTGCCGGGAGGCTGA
- a CDS encoding metal-dependent transcriptional regulator, whose amino-acid sequence MPITPIQQDYLEVIYRLSLDNAGVRTTDIAERLGCRLPTVTRTVRRMAEAGFIEHRARGLVRLSDLGRRTAENLTHRHADTVSFLVDILGMSPDDAERDACQIEHGLSPLAAQRLHEFLEYVQDLTPAQREPMVRFARTASTSIADFEHLPAGRTAGWRG is encoded by the coding sequence ATGCCCATTACGCCGATCCAACAGGATTATCTCGAGGTCATCTACCGCCTCTCCCTCGACAATGCCGGCGTGCGCACCACCGATATCGCGGAACGACTCGGGTGCCGTCTGCCGACCGTGACCCGCACCGTGCGTCGTATGGCTGAAGCGGGGTTCATCGAACACCGCGCGCGTGGACTGGTGCGGCTATCTGACCTCGGACGGCGCACCGCCGAGAATCTGACCCACCGCCACGCCGACACCGTCAGCTTCCTAGTCGACATCCTCGGCATGTCACCCGATGACGCCGAACGCGACGCCTGCCAGATCGAGCATGGCCTCTCGCCTCTGGCGGCGCAGCGGCTGCACGAGTTTCTCGAGTATGTCCAAGACCTCACACCGGCGCAGCGCGAGCCGATGGTCCGCTTTGCGCGCACCGCATCGACATCGATCGCCGATTTCGAGCATCTGCCCGCCGGACGGACCGCCGGCTGGCGTGGGTAG
- a CDS encoding DUF190 domain-containing protein — protein MHIPEDGCLLRIFIGESDRWEGVPLYEAIVRAAKAQGLAGATVLRGIMGFGASSRIHSAGILRLSEDLPIVVEIVDSRARIDPFVAAIDPMVSEGMITIEKAHVLRYLHRVPEKGESR, from the coding sequence ATGCACATCCCCGAAGATGGCTGTCTGCTGCGGATTTTCATCGGCGAGAGCGACCGTTGGGAGGGCGTGCCGCTCTATGAAGCCATCGTGCGCGCGGCGAAGGCCCAGGGGCTGGCCGGCGCGACGGTTTTGAGGGGGATCATGGGCTTCGGCGCCAGCAGCCGCATCCATTCCGCCGGCATCCTGCGCCTCTCCGAGGATCTCCCGATCGTCGTCGAGATCGTTGACTCGCGCGCCAGGATCGATCCGTTTGTCGCGGCCATCGACCCCATGGTCAGCGAGGGCATGATCACGATTGAGAAGGCCCATGTGCTGCGCTACCTCCACCGCGTCCCCGAAAAAGGTGAATCGAGATAA